Proteins from a genomic interval of Cucumis melo cultivar AY chromosome 7, USDA_Cmelo_AY_1.0, whole genome shotgun sequence:
- the LOC127150379 gene encoding uncharacterized protein LOC127150379, whose protein sequence is MGLVRYLWVIRQMRRKMRNEERALCEEWAWRKEQRIKEDEERTNKERAHKTCMMEEKRKKEAKETREKEKTHEEDERLRQTFKEKKKNVKSLTETKTKLAKIQTSKKKKQEKLTGLSEQVDSVAARCKVAKHEKVDCMDVVVEELNREIEGMSPLEPRLRPKEPRLVSTQLPKKSKSKAWTSRPEDVQRGNC, encoded by the coding sequence ATGGGGCTAGTAAGGTACTTGTGGGTCATAAGGCAAATGAGAAGGAAGatgagaaatgaagaaagggCCTTGTGCGAGGAGTGGGCTTGGCGAAAGGAGCAAAGAATAAAGGAGGACGAAGAAAGGACAAATAAGGAACGCGCACACAAGACGTGTATGATggaagagaaaaggaagaaggaagcAAAAGAAACAAGGGAGAAAGAAAAAACTCACGAGGAAGATGAGCGTCTCCGTCAAACCttcaaagagaaaaagaagaatgttAAGTCTTTAACAGAGACGAAGACAAAGTTGGCGAAAATCCAAACCtccaaaaagaagaaacaagaaaagCTCACAGGCCTAAGTGAGCAAGTAGATAGTGTGGCCGCAAGATGTAAGGTGGCTAAGCATGAAAAGGTAGATTGCATGGATGTTGTGGTGGAAGAGCTTAACAGAGAAATAGAAGGAATGAGCCCATTGGAACCAAGGCTAAGGCCTAAAGAACCAAGGCTAGTCAGCACCCAACTACCAAAGAAAAGCAAAAGCAAGGCGTGGACATCTAGACCTGAGGATGTCCAAAGAGGGAACTGTTAG